A region from the Clostridium beijerinckii genome encodes:
- a CDS encoding IS66 family transposase has product MDILDLENQLDEKTKLLISKMEKDIESKDKEIDDLKKELAFLKGQILNKNRKIFGQSSEQVDSRQLSLFNDAEKNSDIKIDEPSVEEITYTRKKSSSHLGKKDNLSGLDRVTIEHKLTDSETFCDKCGNVLVIIGKKSKEILKYKPAELYIEEHVSYTYACKNCEADADKANIISAKMPNTFLYKSMASNELLAHVVSMKYQYAMPLYRMESYFKMMNVNLSRQTLSNWIISCANELQPVFDYMKVELLRRNYIHADETYVKVIEENGKDSNSKRFMWLYRSGGIENHIILYDYQKTRSGSCAEEFLEGFSGYLQTDGYDGYNKVKNMKRLYCMAHIRRKFFDIISTLNPEALKQSHALEGFNYCEQLYEVEKDLREQYICSDDYYGDRHAIRLKRSSPILSKFQEYVDNEIVNALPKSPLGKALAYAQKLLPYMRTFLTNGCLEIDNNAAERAIKPFVIGRKNWMFSKTVKGAKSSAVLYSITETAKANGLAVEKYLVYLFEMFANSEVKEKDILEKCMPWSESIPDELRVKTTK; this is encoded by the coding sequence ATGGATATTTTAGATTTAGAAAATCAACTTGATGAAAAAACAAAATTATTGATTTCTAAAATGGAAAAAGACATTGAATCAAAAGATAAAGAAATTGATGATTTAAAAAAGGAATTGGCTTTTCTTAAAGGACAGATCCTTAATAAAAACAGAAAAATTTTTGGACAATCTAGTGAACAAGTTGATTCGAGACAGCTCTCACTTTTTAATGATGCTGAAAAAAACAGTGATATTAAAATAGATGAGCCTTCCGTTGAAGAAATTACATATACAAGAAAAAAATCATCTTCTCATTTAGGAAAGAAAGATAATTTATCCGGCCTAGATAGAGTTACAATTGAGCATAAACTTACTGACTCTGAAACATTTTGCGATAAATGCGGGAATGTTCTAGTTATAATAGGTAAAAAATCAAAAGAAATTTTAAAATATAAGCCAGCAGAACTTTACATAGAAGAACATGTTTCATATACATATGCTTGCAAAAATTGCGAAGCGGATGCTGATAAAGCCAATATAATTTCTGCAAAAATGCCAAATACTTTCTTATATAAAAGTATGGCTTCAAATGAATTATTAGCTCATGTTGTTAGCATGAAATATCAATATGCAATGCCATTATATAGAATGGAATCATATTTTAAGATGATGAATGTTAATCTTTCAAGACAGACATTATCCAACTGGATAATAAGTTGTGCAAATGAACTTCAGCCTGTTTTTGATTATATGAAAGTGGAACTCTTAAGAAGAAATTATATCCATGCCGATGAAACCTATGTGAAGGTTATTGAAGAAAACGGAAAAGACTCCAACTCAAAAAGGTTCATGTGGCTATATCGCTCCGGAGGCATAGAGAACCACATAATTTTATATGATTATCAGAAAACAAGATCTGGCTCTTGTGCTGAAGAATTTCTTGAAGGTTTTTCTGGATATCTTCAAACAGATGGATATGATGGCTATAATAAAGTTAAGAATATGAAAAGACTATATTGTATGGCCCATATTCGAAGAAAATTCTTTGATATAATATCAACCTTAAACCCTGAAGCTCTAAAGCAGTCTCACGCATTAGAAGGGTTTAATTATTGTGAGCAACTTTATGAAGTTGAAAAGGATCTAAGGGAACAATATATATGTAGTGATGATTATTATGGTGATCGACATGCAATAAGGCTCAAGAGATCTTCACCCATTCTTAGTAAATTTCAAGAATATGTAGATAATGAAATTGTTAATGCGCTTCCTAAAAGTCCTTTAGGTAAAGCTCTTGCATATGCTCAAAAGTTGTTGCCATATATGAGAACTTTCTTGACAAATGGATGTCTTGAAATTGATAATAATGCAGCTGAAAGAGCTATAAAACCATTTGTAATTGGCAGAAAAAACTGGATGTTTTCCAAGACAGTAAAAGGCGCAAAATCAAGTGCAGTACTTTATAGTATTACCGAAACGGCTAAAGCCAATGGCTTAGCAGTGGAAAAGTATTTAGTATATTTATTCGAAATGTTTGCAAATTCAGAAGTTAAGGAAAAGGACATACTAGAAAAATGTATGCCATGGTCTGAAAGCATTCCAGATGAACTGCGCGTTAAGACTACCAAATAA
- a CDS encoding GNAT family N-acetyltransferase, with protein MVFLEKLSLFNINYFEKLYNKNENAYICDKSFFEIYNEESFIVKYIIRKQIKLFRVKNEYVGYIWYEYPSDEGFSNIYAICLKDEYIELLNSKILSFLNISTFRFDMVATSKASNIMKKLNFKVNSKNVLMKMEAITFNNHRYENEVIFKHFKEEKDEELRCKIQNSVFDEKNRIPLTIGDIRCEEDEEYYIKNFGVFICKDDGQAVGYGQIICNKGLYTIVNLGILDKYRKQGYGEMLVKYLIELCHKHSIRNIYIRVEKSNHKALSLYNKIGFKEYESFVTWYKNIE; from the coding sequence ATGGTTTTTTTGGAAAAACTATCACTATTTAATATTAATTATTTTGAAAAATTATATAATAAAAATGAAAATGCCTATATTTGCGATAAGAGTTTCTTTGAAATTTATAATGAAGAATCTTTTATAGTAAAATATATTATAAGAAAGCAAATCAAATTATTTAGAGTAAAAAATGAATATGTGGGTTATATCTGGTACGAATACCCATCGGATGAAGGCTTTAGCAATATATATGCAATATGTTTGAAAGATGAGTATATTGAATTACTTAATTCAAAAATATTATCTTTTTTAAATATTAGTACATTTAGATTTGATATGGTTGCTACTTCAAAAGCTTCAAATATTATGAAGAAGCTAAATTTTAAAGTTAATTCTAAAAATGTATTAATGAAGATGGAAGCAATTACATTTAATAATCATCGTTATGAAAACGAAGTGATTTTTAAACATTTTAAAGAGGAAAAAGATGAAGAGTTAAGATGTAAAATTCAAAATTCAGTATTTGATGAAAAGAATAGAATTCCATTAACAATAGGAGATATTCGTTGTGAAGAAGATGAAGAATATTATATAAAAAACTTTGGGGTTTTTATATGCAAAGATGATGGACAGGCTGTTGGCTATGGACAGATTATATGTAATAAAGGACTCTATACAATAGTTAACCTTGGAATACTTGATAAATATCGAAAACAAGGTTATGGAGAAATGTTAGTTAAATATTTGATTGAACTTTGTCATAAACATTCTATACGTAATATTTATATAAGAGTTGAAAAAAGTAATCACAAAGCGTTATCTTTATATAATAAAATTGGATTTAAGGAATATGAATCTTTTGTTACTTGGTATAAAAATATAGAGTAG
- the miaB gene encoding tRNA (N6-isopentenyl adenosine(37)-C2)-methylthiotransferase MiaB, giving the protein MNFDIEKLDNEKIDGENKLFCISTFGCQMNEEDSEKLSGMLKRIGYERTENKEEASIIIFNTCCVRENAENKVYGNLGRLKKQKEKNPNLIIAICGCMMQQKGKADEMLKRFPYVDIIFGTHNSYKFPEYLNRVKTDGVQIKEIIDKETEIVEGLPIDRKSDSKAFVTIMYGCNNFCTYCIVPYVRGRERSRKPEDIEKEIKELVDKGYKEVTLLGQNVNSYGNGLEKEITFADLLRKLNDIKGLERIRFMSSHPKDLTLDVIYAIRDCDKVCEQIHLPVQNGSNRLLKEMNRHYTKEEYIALAKTIRSEIPDVTFSTDIIVGFPGETEEDVNETIELIKEVRFDAAFTYLYSRRNYTPADKMENQISEEVKHERFNKLVKVSNEVIAQGNKEAEGKIYEVLVEGHSKNDESKLTGRTRNARLVNFEGDEELIGKLVNAKIVKANSFSLIGEVVK; this is encoded by the coding sequence ATGAATTTTGATATAGAGAAATTAGATAATGAAAAGATTGATGGAGAAAATAAACTGTTCTGTATTTCCACATTTGGCTGTCAAATGAATGAAGAAGATTCTGAAAAACTTTCAGGTATGCTTAAGAGAATAGGATATGAACGTACTGAAAATAAGGAAGAAGCTTCTATAATAATATTTAATACTTGTTGTGTTAGAGAAAATGCAGAAAATAAAGTTTACGGTAACCTTGGAAGGTTAAAAAAACAAAAAGAAAAAAATCCAAATTTAATAATAGCAATATGTGGATGTATGATGCAACAAAAAGGGAAGGCAGACGAAATGTTGAAAAGATTCCCTTATGTGGACATAATATTTGGTACACATAATTCATATAAGTTTCCTGAATACTTAAACAGAGTTAAAACAGATGGAGTTCAAATAAAAGAAATTATAGATAAAGAAACAGAAATAGTAGAAGGGCTTCCGATAGACAGAAAAAGTGATTCAAAAGCATTTGTAACTATAATGTATGGATGTAATAATTTTTGTACATACTGTATAGTACCTTATGTTAGAGGTAGGGAAAGAAGCAGAAAACCAGAAGATATAGAAAAGGAAATAAAAGAATTAGTAGACAAAGGCTATAAAGAGGTAACTCTTTTGGGCCAAAATGTTAATTCTTATGGAAATGGATTGGAGAAAGAGATAACTTTTGCTGATTTACTCCGAAAGCTAAATGATATTAAAGGGCTTGAAAGAATCAGATTTATGTCATCTCATCCAAAAGACTTAACTTTAGATGTAATTTACGCTATAAGAGATTGTGATAAAGTATGTGAACAAATCCATTTGCCAGTACAAAATGGATCAAACAGGCTTTTAAAAGAAATGAATAGACATTATACTAAAGAAGAATATATAGCATTAGCTAAGACAATAAGAAGTGAAATTCCAGACGTAACTTTTTCTACTGATATAATTGTAGGATTTCCTGGAGAAACTGAAGAAGATGTTAATGAAACAATAGAATTAATTAAAGAAGTTCGATTTGATGCGGCCTTTACTTATTTATATTCAAGAAGAAATTATACACCAGCAGATAAAATGGAAAATCAAATTTCAGAGGAAGTTAAACATGAAAGATTTAATAAATTGGTCAAGGTTTCAAATGAGGTCATAGCCCAAGGAAATAAAGAAGCTGAAGGAAAAATATATGAAGTTTTAGTTGAAGGGCATAGCAAAAATGACGAATCAAAATTAACAGGTAGAACTAGAAATGCAAGACTTGTAAATTTTGAAGGTGATGAAGAACTAATAGGTAAATTGGTTAATGCAAAAATTGTTAAGGCAAATTCGTTCTCTTTAATTGGAGAAGTTGTTAAATAA